A stretch of DNA from Microlunatus capsulatus:
GCCTCGGGCGGCACCACGTGGCTGGTCCGCGGCAGCCTCGCGGACCGGTCCATGACGGCGCTCCGCACCAACGCCGAGTGCCCGTCCCTCTCACCCGACGGCCTCCGGGTCGCCTACAAGACCCGCCCCGACGACGCCCGCCCGGGGGTGTGGCGGCTCGCCGTCCTCGACCTCGCCTCGGGCACCGAGACGCTGCTGGCCGAGACCCGCAGCGTCGACGACCAGGTGGAGTGGCTGGACGACAGCTCGCTCCTCTACGCCCTGCCCCGCGAGGGGACCGAGGCCACCACCACCGACGTCTGGAGCGTCCCCGCCGACGGCGGGGGCACGCCGGTCGTGCTCATCCCGCAGGCCTCCTCCCCGGCGGTGGTCCGCACCGGCTGACCGGCGACCCGCCCACCCCCGCGCACTCTCCTGCACCCCCACGGCTTGTCCCCACGAAGGAGCTGTCAACGATGACCACCACCGTGCACCACCGGATCGCCGGTCCCCACCCGGGTGACGCCGGCCCGGCGCTGCCGACCCTGCCCCAGGTCCCCGTCACCCGCAGCCTCCCGGCGTCGGCCGACCCCACCCCCGACACCGCCGCCGACCCGGGCCGGCGCTGATGGCCAGCATGCTGAAGATGCGGCCCCGCAAGCCGAGCCGCCGCCAGCAGCGCGCCTGGGACAGCCGTCCCCACATCCTGGTCATCGTCCAGAACCTGCCGGTGCCGCTGGACCGCCGCGTCTGGCTGGAGTGCCAGACGCTGGCCGCCGCCGGCTACGCGGTCACCGTCATCTGCCCGAAGGGCCCCGGCGACCCCGGTCTCCAGGTCATCGACGGGATCACCATCCACAAGTACCGCCCGGCGCCGGAGGCCGGCGGCGTGGCCGGCTTCGTCCTGGAGTTCGCCTACAGCTGGCTCCGGACGGCCTGGCTCTCGACGCGGGTCTGGGCCGCGCAGCCGTTCCAGGTCATCCAGGCGTGCAACCCGCCGGACACCTACTGGCTGCTCGCCCGCCTCTGGCGCTCGCGGGGCGTCCGCTTCGTCTTCGACCAGCACGACCTCAACCCCGAGCTGTTCCTGTCCCGCTTCGGCGAGCCGACGACGCCGTCGGCCCGGCTGCAGTACTGGGGTCTGTGCTGGCTGGAGCGGATGACCTACCGCACGGCGGAGATGGTCATCTCGACCAACGAGTCGTACCGGGCCGTCGCGATGGGCCGCGGCCACCGGCGGGGCGAGGACGTCGTCGTGGTGCGCAGCGGCCCCGACACCAGCCGGATGCGGCCCGTCTACGCCGCCGACCCGGCGGCCGCCGACCGCCCGAAGACGCTGGTCTACCTGGGCGTGATGGGGCCCCAGGACGGGGTGGACGTCGTGCTCGACGTGATGGACGACCTCGTGCACCGCCGCGGTCGTCGTGACGTCCGGGCCGTCCTGATGGGCTTCGGGGACTGCTACGAGGAGCTGCGCGCCCGCTGCACCGAGCTGGGGCTGGACGACGTCGTCACCTTCACCGGCCGGGCCGACCTCGACGTCATCGCCGACCAGCTGAGCTCGGCGGACGTGGGCGTCTGCCCCGACCTCAAGTCGCCGCTGAACGACGTCTCCACGATGAACAAGACGATGGAGTACATGGCCTACGCGCTGCCCTCGGTGGCCTTCGACCTCACCGAGACCCGGGTCTCCGGCGGGGACTGCGCGCTGTACGTCCCCTCGGGGGACGTGGGCGCCTTCGCCGACGCCGTCGCGTCGCTGCTGGACGACGACGACCTGCGCTGCGCGATGGGCCGCAGCGCCCGCCGCCGCGTCCAGGAGGAGCTGGACTGGCGCACCCAGTCCACCGGCTACGTCGAGGTCTTCGACCGCGTGGCGGCCTGGTCGCCCGCCGAGCGCCGGGTGCCCGCCACCGTCATCGTCGACGCGGCCGCGGTGGCCGCCGAGCCGGTGGTCGAGCTCGACCACCGGGGCCGCCGCTACGTCGACCTCGGCGACGTCGCGGCGCTCGACCGCTTCATCCTGCAGCGGAGCTCCGCGTGATCCCGGACTGGAGCACGTCCGACGACGGGGCGCTCGAGGACCGCCCCGCCGACCAGGAGGTCGGGGACCCCGGGGCCGCCGTCCGGATCTCGGTGATGGGCTGCGGCTACCTCGGCGCCGTGCACGCCGCGGCGATGGCCAGCCTCGGCCACGACGTCGTCGGCCTCGACGTGGACACGGCCAAGGTGGCCGACCTCGCGGCCGGCCGGGCGCCGTTCTTCGAGCCCGGGCTCGGCGAGCTGCTGGCCGAGGGCGCGCGCAGCGGCCAGCTGCACTTCTCCAGCGACGTCGCCGCGCTGACCGCGGCCGAGGTGCACTTCCTCTGCGTCGGCACCCCCCAGCGCCGCGGCGAGAACTCCGCGGACCTGCGGCACGTGGACGCCGCGGTGGCCCAGCTGCTGCCGCACCTCAAGCCCGGCGACCTCGTCGTCGGCAAGTCGACCGTGCCGGTGGGGACCGCCGAGCGGATCGCGGAGCAGGTGCGGGCCGTGGAGCCGGCGGCGACGCTGGTCTGGAACCCGGAGTTCCTGCGCGAGGGGCACGCCGTCGCGGACACCCTGGCCCCCGACCGGCTGGTCTACGGGGTCCCCGAGGGGCCGGCGGGGGAGCGGGCGGTGGCCGTGCTCAACCGCGTCTACGGCAAGGCGGTCGCGGAGGGCACCCCCGTCGTCGTGACCGACCTGACCACCGCCCAGCTGGTCAAGGTGGCGGCGAACTCCTTCCTGGCCACGAAGATCTCCTTCATCAACGCGATGGCCGAGCTGTGCGAGGCCACCGGCGGCGACGTCGTCCAGCTGGCCGAGGCGATCGGGTACGACGCCCGGATCGGCCGCCGCTTCCTCAACGCCGGGCTCGGCTTCGGCGGCGGCTGCCTGCCCAAGGACATCCGGGCCTTCATGGCCCGGGCCGGGGAGCTCGGCGTCGACCAGGCGCTGACGTTCCTCCGCGAGGTCGACGCGATCAACATGCGGCGCCGGGTGCGGATGGTCGACCTGGCCCGCGAGGAGTGCGGCGGCTCGCTGGCCGGCCGGCGGGTCGCCGTCCTCGGCGCGGCCTTCAAGCCCGACAGCGACGACGTCCGGGACTCCCCGGCGCTGAGCGTCGCGGCGCAGATGTCGCTGCAGGGCGCCGACGTCGTGGTCACCGACCCGCAGGCGATCGCCAACGCGTCGGCGAAGTGGCCGGACCTGGTCTTCGCCGAGACCGTCGAGGAGACGGTGCGCGGGGCCGAGCTCGTGCTGCTGCTCACCGAGTGGCCCGAGTACGTCGCGCTCGACCCGGCCCGGGTCCGCACGCTGGTCCGCCGGCCGCGGGTGCTCGACGGCCGCAACGCCCTCGACGCCGAGACCTGGCGGGCGGCCGGCTGGAGCTACCGGGCGCTGGGACGACGATGACGACGACCGTGAGGAGCGCCGCCGTGCGCACGAACCTGCACCACCTGCTCGAGCAGGCCGCGCACCGGCGACCGGACGCGCCCTGCCTGACCCACCGCACCCGCACCGCGACCTACGCCGACGTCTGGTCCGCCGTGCAGCGGGTGGCGGCCGGGCTCCAGGGCCTCGGGCTGCAGCGGGGCGACCGGGTCGCCGTCTTCGTCGACAAGCGGGTCGAGACCGTCGTCGCCCTGTTCGCCACGTCGGCGGCCGGCGGTGTCGTGGTGCCGGTCAACCACGTGCTCAAGGCGGCCCAGGCCACGTACATCCTGGGCAACTGCGGCGTCCGCGTCCTGGTCACCACCCGGGAGCGGCTGGCCCTGGTCCGCGAGGCCCTCGACGACCTGCCCGCGCTCGAGCAGGTCGTCCTGGTCGACGAGTCCGCCGACCAGGACGACCTGCGTCCTGGCCGCGGGTTCGCGGTGCACCTCTGGGCCGACCTGCAGGGCGCGGACGCGCCGCTGGTGCCCCCGCCCGCCGTCGACGTCGACGTCGCCGCCATCTTCTACACCTCGGGCAGCACCGGCCGGCCCAAGGGCGTCGTGCTGTCCCACCGGAACCTGCTGGTCGGGGCCGAGAGCGTGAGCAGCTACCTGGCGAACACCGCGGACGACGTCATCCTCTCGGCGCTGCCGCTCAGCTTCGACGCCGGCTTCAGCCAGGTGACCACCGCGTTCGCGGTCGGCGCCCACGTGGTGCTGCACAACCACCTGGTGGCCGCCGACATCGTCAAGCTGGTCGCCGCGCACCGGGTGACGGGGCTGACCGGGGTGCCGCCGCTGTGGCTGCAGGTGGTCAGCGCCGCCTGGCCCGAGGGCGCCGGGGCGTCGCTGCGCTACTTCGCCAACACGGGCGGGCGGATGCCCAAGTCGACCCTGGAGCGGCTGCGGGCGCTCTTCCCTGCCGCGCAGCCCTTCCTCATGTACGGCCTGACCGAGGCGTTCAGGTCCACCTACCTCGACCCGGCGGAGGTTGACCGCCGCCCCGACTCCATCGGCAAGGCGATCCCGAACGCCGAGATCCTCGTCGTCCGACCCGACGGGACCCGCTGCGGTCCCGGCGAGGAGGGCGAGCTGGTGCACCGCGGCGCGCTGGTCGGGCTGGGCTACTGGGACGACCCGGTCAAGACGGCGGAGCGGTTCAAGCCGGTGCCCGGGGAGGCCGCCGCGTGGCGGACGCCCGAGGTGGCCGTCTGGTCGGGCGACCACGTCGTCGCCGACGAGGAGGGCTTCCTCTACTTCGTCGGCCGCACGGACGACATGATCAAGACCTCCGGGTACCGGGTGAGCCCGACCGAGGTCGAGGAGGTCGCCTACGACACCGGCCTGGTCCGCGACGCCGTCGCCCTCGGGGTGGAGGACGAGCGGCTGGGGCAGCGGATCGTCCTCGTGGCCACACCGGTCAACGGCGACGAGCTGCGGCCCGACCAGCTGGTCGCCGCGTTCCGCAAGCAGCTGCCGCTGTACATGGTCCCCTCGACGGTGCTGGTGCGCGAGGAGCTGCCCCGCTCGCCGAACGGGAAGTACGACCGCAGCCTGATCCGGGCGGAGCTGACCGCGTGAGCACCGAGAACCTGCTGCGCTCCTTCGGCACCGTCAAGGGGCAGCTGTCCGTCGGCGGCCTGCCGCTGGGCCTGCTGGCGGCGCGCGTCGGGTCGACGCCGTTCTTCGCCTACGACCGGCGGCTGATCACCGAGCGCGTGCAGCTGCTGCGCTCGGTGCTGCCCGAGCGGCTGCAGCTGACCTACGCCGTCAAGGCCAACCCGATGCCGGCGGTGGTGCAGCACCTCGCCGGGTTGGTGGACTCCCTCGACGTGGCCTCGGCCGGGGAGATGCTGGTCGCCCTGGACACCGGGGTGCCTGCTGAGCGCGTCAGCTTCGCCGGCCCCGGCAAGACCCCGGCCGAGATCCGGCGGGCCGTCGCGGCCGGGGTCGTGCTGGAGGTCGAGTCGGCCACCGAGGCACGCCGGGTGCTGGCGGCCGGCGACGCCCTGGGTGTGCGGGCGAGCGTCGCCGTCCGGGTGAACCCCGACTTCGCGGTCAAGGGGTCCGGCATGCGGATGGGCGGCGGGCCGCAGCAGTTCGGCGTGGACGCCGAGCAGGTGCCGGCCCTGCTGGGCGAGCTGGCGGGGGCGGACGTCGACATCCTGGGCTTCCACGTCTTCGCCGGCTCGCAGAACCTCCGCGCCGACATCCTCGCCGAGGCCCAGCGCCGGACCGTGGACCTGGTGCTGCAGCTGGCCGACCACCTGGCGTCGCCCCTGCGCTACCTCAACCTGGGTGGCGGCTTCGGCATCCCCTACTTCGCCGCGGACGAGGACCTCGACCTGGCCCGGGTGGCCGAGAACCTCCACGAGCTCGTCGACGGCGTCATCGCCGAGCGGTTCCCGCAGGCGCGCCCGGTCATCGAGCTGGGGCGCTACCTGGTGGGGGAGAGCGGGGTCTACGTCACCGAGGTGGTGGACCGGAAGGTCTCCCGCGGCAAGACCTACCTCGTCGTCGACGGCGGCATGCACCACCAGCTCGCCGCGTCGGGCAACTTCGGGCAGGTGATCCGGCGCAACTACCCGCTCGTCGTGGGCAGCCGGGCCGACGAGGCGCCCGCCGAGACGGTGTCGGTCGTCGGCTGCCTCTGCACCCCGCTGGACCTGCTCGGCAACGACGTCGAGCTGCCACCCGCCGAGGTCGGCGACCTCGTCGTCCTGTTCCAGGCGGGGGCCTACGGGCTCACCGCCAGCCCCACCGCGTTCCTCGGCCACCCGGCCCCGCTCGAAGTTCTCGTCTGATGACCGGCGAAGGTCCGCCGGCCCGCTCCCGGCCTCGCATCCACTCCACCGGCCCGGCCGGTCGAGCCCACCGCACACCACAGGAGGACCACCCATGGCCGATGACGCCACCGTCCAGCAGGTCAGCGCTCTCGTCGCCCGGACCCTCGGCATCGAGGACCGTCTGGCGGAGATGGACGCGAGCACGGGTCTCTTCGGGAGCCTTCCCGAGCTCGACTCCCTCGCCGTCCTCGAGCTCGTGCAGGCGCTCGAGGACGACCTCGGCCTCACCATCGAGGACGAGGAGTTCAGCGGCGAGCTGTTCGAGACGGTCGGGAGCCTTGCGGACTTCGTCGAGAGCAAGCGCCTCAGCGTCTGAGCAGCCGCTCCTGCTGCTGCGAGGGGGCGTTCGGTGATCCCGCCGGCAGGGCTCGTCGCCCTGACCGCTCCCGCCGGCCGTCGGGAGGAGCTGGAGCGACGCTGGGCGGGCTCCGGTGGGCCCGCTGAGGCGGACCTCGGATGGCACGGCTCAGCGCTGGTCGTCCGCTGGGGGTTGCCCGAGCCGGTCGCGACCGGGGTGCAGCCCCTGACGCTGACCGCCCGCACCCGTGAGGGATACCTGCACGGTGGCGAGCTCGGCACCGTGCTGGACGCGGGAGGCGTCGCGACCCTGCTCCCGCCCTTTGCGGTCCTGCGCTGCCTGCCGGACGGGGACCTCAGCGTCCAGGCGGACAGCATGGGGCTGCGGCAGCTGTACCAGGGTGAGCACGAGGGGGTGGCCGGGATCTCCACCTCGGCCGCACTCCTCGCCGCCTGTCTGGGCGTACGACCCGACCCCGAGGGCGTCGCCGTGCAGGGCTGGTTGGGTTGGCAGCTCGGGCAGAGGACGCTCTGGGCGGGTGTGCAGAAGCTGGCGCCCGGCGTGGAGGCACGGCTGGGGCCAGCAGGGCTTCGGCTGCGGCCGGCCGCAGCTCATGCGGACGGGCCGATCCCCCTGGGGGAGGCCCTCGAGGGAGCGGCCGCGCTGCTGCGGACCTCCCTGGCCCGCTTCCTCGACGAGCGTCCGGAGGGCGTCCTGCAGCTCACCGGCGGCCAGGACTCCCGGATCCTGCTGAGCGCGGTCGAGCCCGCGCGCCGTCGTGGCCTCGGCGCGATGACCCTGGGGCGACCGGGCGACCCCGACGTCGAGGTCGCCCGCTCGCTCGCCGCGCGGGTGGGACTTGAGCACGAGGTGCACGGTCTCGACGGCATCGAGGACCTGACCCCCGAGCAGGCGTGGGGACGGGTCGCGCGGGCCGCCGGGCAGCTGGACGGGATGGCCGACCCGCTCGCCACCGCGGCTTTGGGGTGGGCGGAGGAGCGTTTCACCCCGTCGCCCCGGCTGTCGGGGCTCGGCGGCGAGGTCGCCCGGGGTTTCTACTACGACGCGTCGGGCCGCACCCGACCGGTGACCAGCGCCCGATCGCGACGGCTCGCGGGCTGGCGGCTCTTCGTCAACGAGGCCGTGGAGCGGGAGGCCCTGACGCCGGAGTTCGCCTCGTGGTCGCGCTCGACGGCAGAGCGTGCCGTCCACCGGGAGCTCGCGGCCTCCGGGCTGCCCTGGCTGCAGGCCACCGATGACCTCTACCTCCGGAATCGGATGCAGCGCTGGGCGGGGGTGACCGAGACCGCCTGGTGCCTCGAGCGCGAGATCGTCAACCCGATGCTGGACCCGGAGTTCCTGGACCTCGTGGGACGGCTCGACCCGCGGGACAAGCGTGGCTCCGTCTTCCTCGCGCGGCTGCAGATGACGTTGGACGACGGCCTCGGGCGGATCCCCCTCGACGGTCGGCCGCCTCCAGCCGTCTACGCCCAGCCCGGGGCCCGCACCGCCGGCGCGCGGGTGGGCAGCACCGGGCACAAGCTGGTCCGGAAGGCCGTGCAGAAGTTGCGTCGAGCCCAGCGACCCCCCGTGGGAGGTGAGGTGCTCGCCGCGCGGGTGCTCACCCACTGGCGGCAGAACCCGCAGCTCCTCGACGAGTCCCGGAAGACGGGGTTCCTGGACGAGCGGTGGGTGGACGATCTGGTGACGAAGGATGTCGCGGCGACGCCGAGCACTGTGGCGTTTCTCACATCGCTCGTCGTCACCTCAGGTCACAGCCGTCCCTCTTAGCACAGCAGGGCGGTTAGCGCTGCCTTCTTGATTTCGTTTCTACAACGATCGCTCCCTACAGTGCGTGCGTCGACAGCCCCATCGACACCCGCAGGACGCCGATCAGCCAGATCGTCAGCGGGACCCTGCCGCCTGAGCTACTGTTCCCCCTTGCTCGGGCGCATCGCTAGGAGATCTGCATGCCCGTTCGAGCCCCCCGTCCGCGCACCGGAACGGCCGCCCCGCCCTCCGCCGCCGCACGTCCCTCACCCCGCCCCGGAACCCTCCGTCGCGCCGTCGCCTTCCTGGCCGCCGCGTCGGCGGTGGTCGCCGGGATGACCGGTCTCGTCGGAGGACTGACCTCCCAGGCCGCGACCACGACCACGACCATGTGGTCGTCCACGACGGTTCCGAAGGTGCCCGCCGACGCCGACCGCTCCTCGGTCGAGATCGGCACCGTGTTCTCCACCTCGACCGCCGGATCGGTCACCGCGCTCCGCTTCTACGGGACGAGCGCCAACGTCGGGCCGCACGTCGGAACGCTCTGGGACGCCCAGGGACGTGCCCTCGCGACGGCCACGTTCGCCACCACCACCAGCAGCGGGTGGCGGCAGGCCGCGCTGTCGAAGCCGGTCAACCTCGTCGTCGGCCAGGGCTACACCGTGTCCTACCGGGCCCCCCAGGGCCGCTACGCCGGAGACCACGGCGTCTTCTCCTCCGGTCGCACCGTGCGCAACGGATCGCTCACCGCGTCCGCCGGCGTCTACACCTACGGCTCGGGCCGCCCCACCCAGACCTACCAGGGCTCGGCCTACTACGTCGACGTGGCGTTCAGCACGGGCACCCCGGTGGCGGCGCGGCCCACCACCGCCGCGCCCACGGCCACGCCGAAGCCGACCACCGCACCCACCACTCCGACCCCCACGACCGCCCCGGCCATGACGGGCTGGCCGACCGCGGCCAACACCGGGGTGCCGACAGGGACCACGCTGTCCCCCTACACCGGTCCGTGCACCATCACCGCTGCCGGCACGGTGATCGACGCCAAGACCATCAGCTGCAGCCTCGACATCAGGGCCTCCGGGGTGAAGATCACCCGGTCCCTCATCAACGGCACGGTGGGTACCGGGGAGAACACCACCGGGTACTCCTTCAGCATCTCCGACTCCGAGGTCCGCATCGGTGCTCGTGAGGGCACCGGGGTCGGCGCGGTCAACTTCACCGCCACCCGGGTCCACGTCAACGGCGGCAACCGGTCCATGCACTGCTACCGCGACTGCGTCATCCAGGACTCCTACGTCCACGGCCAGTACCGTGACGACACCGGCCGGATGCACGAGTCCGGCATCAGGATGGGATCGGGCGCGACGATCCGGCACAACTCCATCACCTGCGACGCGCCGGACGTGCCGCCGGACGCCGGCTGCTCGGCGGGCCTGACCGGCTACGGCGACTTCGCCCCGGTCCGGAACAACGTGGTCGAGAAGAACCTGTTCAAGGCCACGACAGGCGGCTTCTGCGCCTACGGCGGGTCGTCGCAGGGCAAGCCCTACTCCTCGCAGACGTCCGGGATCGTGTTCCGCGACAACGTCTTCGAGCGTGGCCCCTCAGGTCGGTGCGGCTTCTACGGACCCATCACCTCGTTCGACACGCGGCTGAGCGGGAACATCTGGTCCGGCAACGTCTGGTCCGACGGCGGGACGGTCGCCGCCTCGAACTGAGGTCGGAACTGGCGGCGGGCGGGGCGGCTCTGGTCCTCCTCGCCCGTCGTCAGCTCACCAGGCGATCTGCGTGAGCTCGCTGTAGAGGTCGTCGACGTGTCGCTGCTCGACCGAGCTGCTGCGATAGAGCTTGGGCCGCCCTCCACCCCGCCACAGCGCACCGGGAGGACGTAGCCGGCTGATCCGGTGCTCCACCAGCGCCAACGGTGCTCCGGTCCGGTGGAGGAGATGGGAGTGCAGGAGGCGCGAGCGGCGGGCGTAGAGCGTGGCGTTGCTGATGTGGAGCAGGCTCAGGAACAGCGGCAGCCCCTTCCGCCGGTCCCGCCGGACGATGACGTAGCAGCTCTGCGCCCCTTCCCGCAGGAGCACGTGCTGGACAGCCGGTGCATGCCGGTGGTCCTCGAAGAGCTCTCGCTGCTGCTCGGGGACGAGTCGCTCGATGGCCTGGACGTCGGACGTCACCCGGACCCCGGGGACCGGGGCCC
This window harbors:
- a CDS encoding UDP-glucose dehydrogenase family protein, with amino-acid sequence MGCGYLGAVHAAAMASLGHDVVGLDVDTAKVADLAAGRAPFFEPGLGELLAEGARSGQLHFSSDVAALTAAEVHFLCVGTPQRRGENSADLRHVDAAVAQLLPHLKPGDLVVGKSTVPVGTAERIAEQVRAVEPAATLVWNPEFLREGHAVADTLAPDRLVYGVPEGPAGERAVAVLNRVYGKAVAEGTPVVVTDLTTAQLVKVAANSFLATKISFINAMAELCEATGGDVVQLAEAIGYDARIGRRFLNAGLGFGGGCLPKDIRAFMARAGELGVDQALTFLREVDAINMRRRVRMVDLAREECGGSLAGRRVAVLGAAFKPDSDDVRDSPALSVAAQMSLQGADVVVTDPQAIANASAKWPDLVFAETVEETVRGAELVLLLTEWPEYVALDPARVRTLVRRPRVLDGRNALDAETWRAAGWSYRALGRR
- a CDS encoding pyridoxal-dependent decarboxylase, exosortase A system-associated, with amino-acid sequence MSTENLLRSFGTVKGQLSVGGLPLGLLAARVGSTPFFAYDRRLITERVQLLRSVLPERLQLTYAVKANPMPAVVQHLAGLVDSLDVASAGEMLVALDTGVPAERVSFAGPGKTPAEIRRAVAAGVVLEVESATEARRVLAAGDALGVRASVAVRVNPDFAVKGSGMRMGGGPQQFGVDAEQVPALLGELAGADVDILGFHVFAGSQNLRADILAEAQRRTVDLVLQLADHLASPLRYLNLGGGFGIPYFAADEDLDLARVAENLHELVDGVIAERFPQARPVIELGRYLVGESGVYVTEVVDRKVSRGKTYLVVDGGMHHQLAASGNFGQVIRRNYPLVVGSRADEAPAETVSVVGCLCTPLDLLGNDVELPPAEVGDLVVLFQAGAYGLTASPTAFLGHPAPLEVLV
- a CDS encoding DUF4082 domain-containing protein; translated protein: MPVRAPRPRTGTAAPPSAAARPSPRPGTLRRAVAFLAAASAVVAGMTGLVGGLTSQAATTTTTMWSSTTVPKVPADADRSSVEIGTVFSTSTAGSVTALRFYGTSANVGPHVGTLWDAQGRALATATFATTTSSGWRQAALSKPVNLVVGQGYTVSYRAPQGRYAGDHGVFSSGRTVRNGSLTASAGVYTYGSGRPTQTYQGSAYYVDVAFSTGTPVAARPTTAAPTATPKPTTAPTTPTPTTAPAMTGWPTAANTGVPTGTTLSPYTGPCTITAAGTVIDAKTISCSLDIRASGVKITRSLINGTVGTGENTTGYSFSISDSEVRIGAREGTGVGAVNFTATRVHVNGGNRSMHCYRDCVIQDSYVHGQYRDDTGRMHESGIRMGSGATIRHNSITCDAPDVPPDAGCSAGLTGYGDFAPVRNNVVEKNLFKATTGGFCAYGGSSQGKPYSSQTSGIVFRDNVFERGPSGRCGFYGPITSFDTRLSGNIWSGNVWSDGGTVAASN
- a CDS encoding acyl-CoA ligase (AMP-forming), exosortase A system-associated — protein: MRTNLHHLLEQAAHRRPDAPCLTHRTRTATYADVWSAVQRVAAGLQGLGLQRGDRVAVFVDKRVETVVALFATSAAGGVVVPVNHVLKAAQATYILGNCGVRVLVTTRERLALVREALDDLPALEQVVLVDESADQDDLRPGRGFAVHLWADLQGADAPLVPPPAVDVDVAAIFYTSGSTGRPKGVVLSHRNLLVGAESVSSYLANTADDVILSALPLSFDAGFSQVTTAFAVGAHVVLHNHLVAADIVKLVAAHRVTGLTGVPPLWLQVVSAAWPEGAGASLRYFANTGGRMPKSTLERLRALFPAAQPFLMYGLTEAFRSTYLDPAEVDRRPDSIGKAIPNAEILVVRPDGTRCGPGEEGELVHRGALVGLGYWDDPVKTAERFKPVPGEAAAWRTPEVAVWSGDHVVADEEGFLYFVGRTDDMIKTSGYRVSPTEVEEVAYDTGLVRDAVALGVEDERLGQRIVLVATPVNGDELRPDQLVAAFRKQLPLYMVPSTVLVREELPRSPNGKYDRSLIRAELTA
- a CDS encoding acyl carrier protein, which translates into the protein MADDATVQQVSALVARTLGIEDRLAEMDASTGLFGSLPELDSLAVLELVQALEDDLGLTIEDEEFSGELFETVGSLADFVESKRLSV
- a CDS encoding glycosyltransferase family 4 protein, which encodes MASMLKMRPRKPSRRQQRAWDSRPHILVIVQNLPVPLDRRVWLECQTLAAAGYAVTVICPKGPGDPGLQVIDGITIHKYRPAPEAGGVAGFVLEFAYSWLRTAWLSTRVWAAQPFQVIQACNPPDTYWLLARLWRSRGVRFVFDQHDLNPELFLSRFGEPTTPSARLQYWGLCWLERMTYRTAEMVISTNESYRAVAMGRGHRRGEDVVVVRSGPDTSRMRPVYAADPAAADRPKTLVYLGVMGPQDGVDVVLDVMDDLVHRRGRRDVRAVLMGFGDCYEELRARCTELGLDDVVTFTGRADLDVIADQLSSADVGVCPDLKSPLNDVSTMNKTMEYMAYALPSVAFDLTETRVSGGDCALYVPSGDVGAFADAVASLLDDDDLRCAMGRSARRRVQEELDWRTQSTGYVEVFDRVAAWSPAERRVPATVIVDAAAVAAEPVVELDHRGRRYVDLGDVAALDRFILQRSSA